In Gimesia panareensis, the genomic window CGGGTGGCGGAAATGGACCTCAAGCACGCGAAGGTCACCGCCTTTGGTATGACCCGCCGCAAGGACATCGAAGCCAAAGACGATGTCGGCATGCAGGCGCTGCGCGATTCACAGGCGCCCGTGGTCACCATCGTCGGGAAAACCTGGGACCTGCACGTGACGGAAGTCCTCCGGGTTTCGCTCGAAGAAAACCTGGCAATGATCGCCGATTCAGTCGCGTTCATCAAATCCTGCGGACGCGAAGTCATCTATGATGCAGAGCATTTCTTCGATGGCTTTCGTGCCAATCCGGAATACGCCCTGAAGACAATCAAGGCCGCCGCAGATGCGGGTGCTGATGCGATCATCCCCTGTGACACCAACGGCGGCAGCCTTCCCGAAGTCATCACGAAATACGTCGATCTGGTCCGCTCCGAACTGGATGTCCCCCTCGGGATCCACTGTCATAATGACTGTGACCTCGCCGTCGCCAATTCCCTGGCTGCGATCGAGCATGGCGTAGTGCAGGTTCAGGGTACCATCAACGGTCTGGGCGAACGGTGCGGTAACGCGGATCTGATCAGTGTCATCGCAAATCTGGTCACCAAGAAAGAAGGCTACTCGGTCCTGCTCGACAACAACCTGCACAATCTGACCGAGCTCTCCCGCTATGTCTACGAACTGGCCAACATGAACTTCCGTTCCAGCCAGCCCTTTGTCGGCAGTAGCGCCTTCGCACATAAGGGCGGCATGCACGTGCACGCCGTAAATCGGCTGGCCCGCAGCTATGAACACATCGAACCGGAAATCGTCGGCAACGAACGGAAAGTGCTCGTCAGTGAGCTCTCGGGCCGTTCAAACATCGTGGCGAAAACAACCAAGTTCCAGCTTGATAACGACCCTGAACTGCTGACCCGGATTCTGGAGAAGGTCCAGGACCTGGAAAACGAAGGCTATCAGTTTGAAGCCGCGGAAGCCTCGTTTGACCTGCTCGTCAAGAAAGTTGCAGGCACCTTCAAGCCGCACTTCGAAAAGATCCATTACCGTGTGAATGTTGAATCCGACGACTCGCATGAGCCGCTGACGGAAGCGACCATCAAACTGAAGGTCAACGATCAGCAGGAGCACGTAGTTGGCGAAGGCGACGGTCCCGTCAACGCCCTCGATACGGCACTGCGGAAGGCCCTCTGCCCGTTCTACCCTGCCCTCGAAAAGATGCAGTTGGTTGACTACAAGGTCCGCGTCATCAACTCTGCCGAGGGGACCGCTGCCAGTGTGCGGGTGGTCATCGAAAGCCGGGACGAACACAAGGTCTGGAGCAGTATCGGCGTCAGCGAGAATGTGATCGAGGCCAGCTGGCTGGCTCTGGCGGACAGTTTCGAATACAAGCTCTATAAGGATGAAGGAACTTTTTTGGAATAGAAGCCGGAATCCTCGACCGTCACCAATGCCCGTCACGCCGTTTTTTGCTATACCAGACGCTGGATACTGGCATGACGGGCAGTTTGAGCAGATGTATCCCTGTACCATCGCCCTTTTTCTCATCAGTCCTAGAATTTAAACCCAACCGGATCCCATGACCGAATCGCTTGAGAAACATTACAATCCTGAGAGTGCGCAAGAGAAATGGTACCCTTTCTGGGAAGAAAAAGGCTATTTCCACGCCGAGCCTGACCCGGAAAAAGAACAGCACACCATCATGATCCCCCTGCCGAACGTCACCGGGGCACTGCACATGGGGCACGCGCTTAACGGTACTCTGCAGGACCTGATCACCCGCTGGCGACGGATGCAGGGCTACGAAGCACTCTGGATGCCCGGTACCGACCATGCAGGCATCGCCACTCAGGCGGTCGTCGAACGCCGCATGAAGGAAGAAGAAAACCTGACTCGCCACGACATCGGTCGCGAGGCACTCATCGAACGGATCTGGAAATGGAAGGATCAGTACGAAAAACGGATCCTTAACCAGCTGCGCAAACTGGGGGCCAGCTGTGACTGGGAGCGGACCCGCTTCACACTGGATGAAATGTGTTCCAAAGCGGTCCGTCGCACGTTTCTGAAGCTCTTTTCGGACGGCCTGATTTATCGTGGCAAGCGACTCGTGAACTGGGATCCGTTCCTGCAAACCGCAGTCGCGGATGACGAAGTCTACCCGGAAGAAATTGATGGTCACTTCTGGACTTTCCAGTATCCGGTTGTCAACAGCGATGAACGCATTTCCTTCTCGACCACGCGTCCCGAAACAATGCTGGGTGATACCGCCGTCTGCGTACATCCGTCCGATGAACGCTACACACATCTGGTCGGCAAGAAAGTCCGTATTCCGCTGAATGGTCGGGAAATTCCAATTATCGCTGACGCGCTCCTGGCAAACAAAGACCTGGGAACCGGTGCCGTCAAGGTCACTCCGGCTCACGATCCCAACGATTATGCCTGCGGTCTGCGAAACAATCTGGAACAAATTAATATTCTCAATCCCGATGGCACGATGAACGAAGCCGCCGGCGAATACGAGGGTCTGGATCGCTACGAAGTCCGCAAAAAAGTTGTCGAGGACATGGACAAGCTCGGCTTTTTCATCGAAGTTGAAGACCGCAAGATTCCGGTCAAACACAGCGACCGTTCCAAGACTCCGATCGAACCCTATCTCTCCGATCAGTGGTTTGTGAAAATGGATACCCTGGCCCAGTCCGCGATCGACGCCGTCGAAGATGGTCGCGTCCGTTTCTTCCCCAGTCGCTATTCTAAAACCTATCTCGACTGGCTCAAAGAAAAGCGGGACTGGTGCATCAGCCGCCAGCTCTGGTGGGGACACCGTATCCCGATCTGGTATTGCGATACCTGTTCGGAAGAAGATCTCAAACAGGCTTTCGGCGATCGCTATGACGTCAGCTACAGCCGTGATGACGAAGACACCTGCTGGCTGATCTGTTCCGAGACCGACCTGAACGGTGACGAACTGGGAACCGCACACCAACTGACCCAGGACGAAGATGTTCTGGATACCTGGTTCAGTAGTGCCCTCTGGCCGCACGCGACACTGGGCTGGCCCGATAAAAATCCTGATCTCGATTATTTCTATCCGGGCAGTGTCCTGGTGACCAGCCGTGATATCATCACGCTCTGGGTGGCCCGCATGGTTCTCACGGGCCTGTATAACATGGGCGACATCCCGTTCAAGCACGTCTGCATTCATCCCAAGATTCTGGATGGATTCGGGCAGACCATGTCAAAATCCAGAGGGAACGGCGTCGACCCCATGGATCTGATCGACAAATACGGCGTCGATGCGGTCCGCTTCACGATCTCCTCGTTTGCCGGTGAAACGCAGGACGTCAGACTGCCGGTCGGCTATGAAGATCCGGAAACGGGCGAAGTCGTGCCACAGACACTGGAACATCAGACAGCCATTCCAGCCGGCGGAGAAAAGCCGCGGATCAAATTCCCCCAAAGTGGAAAATCGTACCAGTACACCAGCCCCTGGTTCGATCCCGATCCGGGTGAAAAAGTGGCCCGCATTGTCAGCGAACGATTTGAATACGGCCGCAACTTCTGTAACAAACTCTGGAACGCCTGTCGGTTCGCCATGCTGAACCTGGAAGGCTACACGCCCGGTCCGATCGATGAAAACGATCTGACGATGGAAGATCACTGGATTCTGAGCCGACTTTCCACGGTCGCAGAAGAGATGACCACTGTACTGGGCCGGTACCAGTTCGACGTCGCGACCCGGGCCATTCGAGACTTCACCTGGAATGAGTTCTGCGACTGGTACCTGGAAATGATCAAACCCCGACTGCGGGATGAAGCCTTAAAACCCGTCGCACAGCGCGTGCTGGTTGGCGTACTGGATAACCTGCTGAGACTCTTACAGCCGTTTGTCCCCTTCGTCACCGAAGAGCTCTGGCAGCGTCTGAATGAAATCGCCCCGGAGCGAGGCTTGTTCACACCTGAACCGGCAGCAGAGAGCGTAATGATCGCTCCCTGGCCCGATCCACCACAGAGCTGGCAGGATCCCCAACTGGAAAAACGGTTTGAGCGTCTGCAGGAAATGATTGTCGCTGTCCGCAACATTCGTGCGGTTTATAAAATTTCTCCTGCGACCCCGCTCAAGCTCTTTCTGCGTTGTGAAGCTGGAATCGCTGATGACATGCAGAACGTAGCCAGTCAGTTCGACAACCTGGCCAAAACGCTGCTCGAATCAGCGGGTGCTGACGTGCAGCGGCCTGGTGGATCGGCTACGTTTTCCCTCAATGAGGTAGACGGTTTTATCGCTTTGAAAGGGATCATCGACCTCGAAGCCGAACTGTCCCGCCTGCAGGGTGAAGCAGAAAAACTGAAGAAACACATCGAAGGCAGCGAAAAGAAACTGGCTAATAAAAACTTTGTCGATCGCGCTCCTGCTGATGTTGTGGAAGGCGTGAAAGACACCCTGGCCGGACTGCAGAAACAGTTACAGAGTGTCCAGGACTCCATCAATCAGCTGAGCGAGCAGTAACCGCAATTCAGAAAGAGATTCTGTTTTCGACTGCCGACTTACTGTATAATACACAATTCAAATACAGGCACACTGACTCCCGATTTTGATTCTTATTCTGGTTGCTGGTCCTCTCTGCCAAAGCGGGGCTGACCTCAGGAGGTTCTCTT contains:
- the cimA gene encoding citramalate synthase — translated: MARIQMYDTTLRDGSQGEGVNFSLEDKLQITAKLDEMGFDYIEGGYPLSNPKDTEYFHRVAEMDLKHAKVTAFGMTRRKDIEAKDDVGMQALRDSQAPVVTIVGKTWDLHVTEVLRVSLEENLAMIADSVAFIKSCGREVIYDAEHFFDGFRANPEYALKTIKAAADAGADAIIPCDTNGGSLPEVITKYVDLVRSELDVPLGIHCHNDCDLAVANSLAAIEHGVVQVQGTINGLGERCGNADLISVIANLVTKKEGYSVLLDNNLHNLTELSRYVYELANMNFRSSQPFVGSSAFAHKGGMHVHAVNRLARSYEHIEPEIVGNERKVLVSELSGRSNIVAKTTKFQLDNDPELLTRILEKVQDLENEGYQFEAAEASFDLLVKKVAGTFKPHFEKIHYRVNVESDDSHEPLTEATIKLKVNDQQEHVVGEGDGPVNALDTALRKALCPFYPALEKMQLVDYKVRVINSAEGTAASVRVVIESRDEHKVWSSIGVSENVIEASWLALADSFEYKLYKDEGTFLE
- a CDS encoding valine--tRNA ligase, with the translated sequence MTESLEKHYNPESAQEKWYPFWEEKGYFHAEPDPEKEQHTIMIPLPNVTGALHMGHALNGTLQDLITRWRRMQGYEALWMPGTDHAGIATQAVVERRMKEEENLTRHDIGREALIERIWKWKDQYEKRILNQLRKLGASCDWERTRFTLDEMCSKAVRRTFLKLFSDGLIYRGKRLVNWDPFLQTAVADDEVYPEEIDGHFWTFQYPVVNSDERISFSTTRPETMLGDTAVCVHPSDERYTHLVGKKVRIPLNGREIPIIADALLANKDLGTGAVKVTPAHDPNDYACGLRNNLEQINILNPDGTMNEAAGEYEGLDRYEVRKKVVEDMDKLGFFIEVEDRKIPVKHSDRSKTPIEPYLSDQWFVKMDTLAQSAIDAVEDGRVRFFPSRYSKTYLDWLKEKRDWCISRQLWWGHRIPIWYCDTCSEEDLKQAFGDRYDVSYSRDDEDTCWLICSETDLNGDELGTAHQLTQDEDVLDTWFSSALWPHATLGWPDKNPDLDYFYPGSVLVTSRDIITLWVARMVLTGLYNMGDIPFKHVCIHPKILDGFGQTMSKSRGNGVDPMDLIDKYGVDAVRFTISSFAGETQDVRLPVGYEDPETGEVVPQTLEHQTAIPAGGEKPRIKFPQSGKSYQYTSPWFDPDPGEKVARIVSERFEYGRNFCNKLWNACRFAMLNLEGYTPGPIDENDLTMEDHWILSRLSTVAEEMTTVLGRYQFDVATRAIRDFTWNEFCDWYLEMIKPRLRDEALKPVAQRVLVGVLDNLLRLLQPFVPFVTEELWQRLNEIAPERGLFTPEPAAESVMIAPWPDPPQSWQDPQLEKRFERLQEMIVAVRNIRAVYKISPATPLKLFLRCEAGIADDMQNVASQFDNLAKTLLESAGADVQRPGGSATFSLNEVDGFIALKGIIDLEAELSRLQGEAEKLKKHIEGSEKKLANKNFVDRAPADVVEGVKDTLAGLQKQLQSVQDSINQLSEQ